In Melospiza melodia melodia isolate bMelMel2 chromosome 9, bMelMel2.pri, whole genome shotgun sequence, the genomic window CCGAGAATTTGTGAACCCAACCAGAGACCAGCCAACAGGTTTCATTTTTCTTTGCCCAAAAAGCTTCTCTTTTTTTGCGAACAAGTTTTAAAACTGACTGATGctgagacttaaaaaaaaaataaattaaagtaataaaaaaaaatttagagaaaaataaataaCACAAAAAGTGATGTTACCCAAGCAAGGCCTTCTAATAAAGGAGTGGCCCCCTCACCCATCCCTCCCTACCTGTGCAAGTCCTGCTCACATCAGTTTCCTTCCATCCAATTAGGCGACCTGGGAGACCCAGCCAGCACCATCCGGAGGGACTACAGAGTGGTGATGGGGTACCTCCAAGAAGCTTGCAGGATGGAACCAGGGAAGGTTATGGCCACTCCACATCTCTTAAAGTACCGCTGGCTCGATCACTCCAGATTAGTGAAGAACTGCTGAGCAGAAACCAGTTCTCTACAGCTGCCAGCCATGGGCCATCTGGACTACAGAATCATGGACAGCACTTAATATTATCCAGGGAGGCTTCTTGGGCAAAACCACACTACGAATTCAATTTCAGCCGCATGAAATTCAGGGGAAATGGTGCACTCAGCAACATCAGTGACCTTCCTTTTCTTACAGAAAACTCTGCCTTTCAAAAAATGGCACTTCAAACTAAGCAGGATGGGAAAAAGGACGTGAGCCATTCATCTCCTGTGGATTTAAAGATACCACAAGTTCGAGGCATGGACCTTTCATGGGAGTCCCGCACTGGTGACCAGTTCAGCTATAGCTCTTTGGTAATGGGTTCACAAACGGAGAGCGCGCTTAGCAAAAAGTTAAGGGCTATCCTTCCAAAACAAAATAGGAGAAGTTTGCTGGATGCTGGACCAGATTCCTGGGGCTCAGATGCTGAGCAGTCTACCTCTGGACAGCCATATCCCACCTCAGATCAAGAGGGAGATCCTGGCTCCAAGCAACCTAGGAAGAAAAGAGGGAGATACAGACAGTACAACAGCGAGATACTGGAGGAAGCAATCTCTGTGGTTATGAGCGGGAAAATGAGTGTTTCCAAAGCTCAGAGTATTTATGGGATCCCCCACAGTACACTGGAGTACAAAGTTAAAGAGAGGCTGGGCACTTTGAAAAACCCtccaaagaaaaaaatgaaattaatgagGTCGGAGGGGCAGGATGTTTCAGTAAAGATTGAATTAGATCCCCAGGGAGAAGCAGCACAAAGTGCGAATGAATTGAAGGATGAATAGGGATGTTGTAGAGTGCCAATTACTTTGCAAACTGGGTGAGCACTACTGCATAGTTCAACCATCACTGAGCGCACCTGAGTCTCCTGTTTACTGCAATGCTCTTTCCTTTGCAGTTTAGCATAGACTTATGTGAACACAGGTGAAAGATGTGCTCTGAATGTCACATTTGTAAATTTTTCTGGCCTAGTATGGCACAATTTCCCTCCTTCACCTGCCCACtgccctctttctttctttctttgttccttttttttcttttgccttttgcaTGTTTCTCTGTAATAGAGAATTGAGTTACCTCACAAAGAATGCAGATCTGTAGAAGTGGACATCTTGCCTGTAGAGCCTGCCTGAACTTCTGATGTTGGATTTTTCATATCTGCCTTTATAGAAATAAGTCCACTTTGTTAAACTGACACTCTCCTGAAACCAGGCAATTTTCAAATGAAAATCAGACTGTCATTCTTCAAAAATGTTTCAGAaatctttctttttccccttcttaTATTTTGTTGATCCAGTTGATTGAAAGGTTTGAGCTAAATCAAATTATTTAGGAATGGTACCTCTCTTGAACTCAGATTTGTCAACTAGATTGATAATCAATTGGGTCTAATTAGGCTCTCCACTGTTTTCTTTCTAAATTAACCGTACTTACCATTTGCTGTCTGCTTAGTGCTCACccggaggggaggggagggaaaactTACATACACTACCTTCAGAAAATGTCAGTTTATTATTTATAACACTACCTTCGCTGTAATTTTATTTGGTGTTTTTGAAGGGTGATATTTACACTCACCTGCTTGAGGATGTAGCCTTATCTCACGGAAGACAAGCTTCTCACAGTCAGGAGCAGTCAGGGTACACTAAATGATGTATTAGGGTATGCCTCATTATACCAGAACTATGGTTCTTTGTGACCTTTACACTTTTACAGACTTGGTTCTGAGTTTACTAAACTATGTGGTCCCAACAGCTAGTTTATATGACTCTAATCCAGGGATGGGGGATTTGTGTAACAAACTACTGtgatactgggaaaaaaaaaaaaaaaggaaaaaaaatagcccACAAAATGGTGATCTCAAACGTTACAACCTCAGTAGTCTGCCCAAATATCCACATTAGTGAAGGAGCTTGTTAATGTTCAGGGAAGAAGTAAAACACTGGTAGCCTGATCTAATTCAGGCTCTGCATCATATCTATCTGTAATACTGTCAGGGTCGAACACTCAATGAATGGGTGTTTCCTTTTTAAATATTACAGTTGCCAGTAGCAGGAATTAAGTcctgcttttttgttgttgtttttatttaatcTATTTTGATAGTGGTTTAGCACATGCTAGAATAAGCATTTAAACACCATAAAAAAAAGCACTCCGTAAACCACAAATCTGGGGTTTTTTCAGTATGGTGGTATCTTTATGCTTATATGGAGATCCAGGATAAGTTTTGTACTGAACTTTTATCTTTGATACTTTCTGCGGGAGTGGTCAGTAACTAAGTGGAACTTACTGGACTTAACCACAACATGACCAAATCATAATTGCTGGTTCTTCAGGTAGAAGCAATTTGGTCTTAATCTGTGCAAAAGGTAGATAGACTtagcatttttttccccatttgcaCAACCAAAAGAAGCATTGGAGTTTTTGTGTGAGAGCATTAAGTGATGTCAGTGAAAGTGGTCTCTCAAAGTTCATGGGAGGGTGACCTAGGTAGCCCTAGGGATGCTGAATGACTTCTGGAACAATTGATTCTATTAGCCTCTTCCCCTCCCCAGCAACTTCATATTTTCAAAGGTTAGGCACACCATTGCTGTTGTTTTAAATATGCACTGCTCATTCTTGAAATGGACTGGGCATTTGGCCCCAAGTATACTTTATTTTTGTTTACTTAATATATTTTAGTCCTCAAAATCCTGGTTCCTTGTAGCTTTCTAGTTGTCATCTTGGCATTTAAAGCAGTTTAAGCTCAGTAGCAGTATATAAACTCTGCAATACGTTCCAGTTTAGCTGGTGATTGCAATAAAGGCGCAGTTTAAGGCATGGTTTCATCTGCTGTTGGAGGTTATGGTAGAAAGTTTGttgcaagttaaaaaaaaaagtaacacagTTTTACTCTTGAGAGAGGTTTAACCTTTTGCAGTTGTCCTTATTTAAGAAACATGAGTTGAGTTTTATAAAACTTGTCACTGTAGTGTACGTGGAGTGCTCATTTTACTAACCTAAATATTTTGTATGTGTATGTTTAAGTGGGTGACAATCGTGCAGCAGAAGAATGGTGTGCCTACCCTTTAATGCTGCAGTTTTAAAAGAGAATTTGTCTTGTCATTTCAGACTGTAGGCTAAGAATTGTAAATAGATAGTGAGAAGTTGAGTACTCTTTATTTGCTTTGGTTAGGaagtggatttaaaaaaaaaaacaacaacaaaccaaacacGTAACTTTCTCAGTTTAAATGTCCTGAGACCTGAAGATTGTAATACTCATAACTGCAAAGCTTTTAAACACAACACTTGATCTGTGATAACTTAATATTCAGGTAATCTTTCTTTTTCGAGAAGCTTTTGAACAACCATATTTCCTCCAAAGGTCtctgtttaaaaaggaaaaaaaagaaaaagtgtagATTATTTTTTAAGCACTAATTGCATTACATTGGTAACTGCAATATGAAATAGCCATTATTGTTTTGTGAAGCATGGTTGAGATTAGTTAGTGGtccctttttaaaatttcatgagcctctcaaaaaataaaaacaaatttaaaaaaaagctgCTGAATATTCAAAAGATATATATTTTACCTTATTGTAGGTTTTGTAAATTTAGTCTGTAATATTCAGGTGCACCTTTTAATGTTACTTTTTTGTTTCAAAGTCCCATCTAACATATTTTCTCTGAGGTGATTCATCACTTAAGACTAGTATCACTCTAAGTGCTGCAGTGATCACtaatattttgtttcatttttcactACATATATTTTGCAGGCGCTTTCAGTGTAGCTAACTAGTAGTATTTGGGATCATTTTAAATATATGATTGGAATTAATGTTTGTCCATTAGCATGCTTAATTTTCTGCTGACCAGCagtttgcatggccaaaatccctGGTTGACCATATTTTGGTGTGGGAAGGTGTGGTTCACTGCGGTCTTTGTAACAAAAGCCTTGTTTCTCATCTTATTTCTGGTAAGTGGATGCTTATGTTACTTGGATCACTTGGACAGGAGAAAGATTTTAAagccttctcctgctgctcttgTGAGATGGCATTAACGTGTAACATAGACAAACTGCAACCCTGTAAAAATCGAGACGTTGTTAGGAGGAGACCTTTCGGGTATTTTTTGTCACTAGTTTTCTCTTATTCCCGAGAATGTCCATCCAATGTAGTTATTGGACTTAACAGTATTGTTGTGTACTACGTTGATGTAGCTGAAAAAGCCTGACAGCAAGAAACTGTGAATTATATTTGTGGCAGTCTCTGAAAACTAGTTTTTCAGTCCAAGTACCATGAAGGAGAATCCCCCTCCCCTACCCCATCCTAGAAAAGTAATTTTATATTTTGTGTGTATAAAGTTTTAAGAATCGAAGTTTCATATTGTACTGAAGTTTAGGTGTTGCTTGGTAAATCTTTGCTGCAGCATATAATTGAAGATGAGTAAGGCTTAGTGTGGTAGGGGTCCTGGTGTGGAGTTAATTATCGTACAGTTCTGGTGGGAAAGCCCAACATGTATGAAatgtgtccttttttttttttcatttggatttGTAAGATGTAAAAGTGCTTTTTTAGAACTCTGACCTATTACAAACTATTACCTCACTTTCAGCCAGCTGGATCCTCATTCCACAGTGTTGTAGGCATTATTGTGGCTGTAATGCTTGAGTACAGCTATAGAGTTGAACGTTTCCAGTTAGATATTGTAGGGACACGTTTCTGGACTCATTTTTGTTTCTGTCTAAAGATTATTTATTTTCCAGTCATTCCCTGATTTTTTTCTAAAGGTTCCAGACAGTTTCCTTTAgaatttctcattttttccctGTTGCACAGGAGAAGTTGCTGCATAAGCAATACAGGTATgcctttactttcttttttgttgCAGAACTCATAACTTGATGCTTGCATTACCAACCCTACTGCTACACCTGAATTCAAACTCTGAACTTTTTTGGCAGTTggagaaaaagtatttttaacaaTGCAGGGATACAGGTAGGATAATGCCTCTAGTAAGGGAACACATTCAGCTTCTGTGTTCTCTCGCAACTCCTGCATGACAATTTTTGCAGAACTTTCCACTGCTGGAGGATATTCCTAAACACTGGAGGTAACTGCATTTGTGTTTAGACTGGGTAAGAGCAGACGAGGAATAGTCTGTGCTTTGTCTTGTGGCAGGCCAACATTGCATCTAAATATTTCTTTCGTGAGTACTCAAGAGTACattgcctttccctggaaattcaTGGGAGCTGGCAAAGTGATTTTAGGGGCTTTAGGGTTGAGTAAGCTTTGTGAAACAACTTTTTAGTTCTGATTGAATCGCTTTATGTTTCATCTGCAACGATTGTTATACAGGCAAAACTGGAATTGCCATGTGTTTCTTTCCAGTTTACTTTCAAGTAATGCTCTTAAGATGTCCTTGAGTCTTAGGAGAAGAACACGGTGTCCAAGGAGTGAAGGGAGCACTCTGCTGTTCCCTTTTTTTCTCAAAAACAGTGTGGCTGCATCTGTAATGTAAAGACCTCTTTCTTCAGTGAAGACAAAATTTGAACTCTTCAGTATAAGAATGCATACTCTTATTGCAGTCCAAAATCTTACAAAGGCAAAATTATTAACCTTACTGAAAGATTTTTCACAATAGTCTAAATAGCTTAAATTCTCTGCCAAATGTTAGAAGTAGGATGGGAAGGGTTGTTTCCCTCATTTTCGTGAGGATCAGAAACCTCTAGGTATTCCCCACAGATGTTTCAGAAATTAAATGTAATTTCAGTCTAGGTCAATGTTGCTTTTTCTTGGCATCAGTACATAATGTTGGCTAATATTGTTTTAGAAAGctgtaagaaaataattttgagaCTTGTTTTGGTACTATAAAGGTTTCTACTTGATCTTGAATTATATTGAAAATTCAGTAATTGGAACCTTCAGAAACCTGAAAATCTGCACTGCTAGTTGTATGCAGTTCTGATGAATGTAGCAGATAAAGTAGCCACTATAGTAACTCATTTCAGATTATCCAGTGTATAAACACAATGCACTGTGATGACCACTAGGCAGAGAGATATTTCAAACCCAAAATGATCTGTAGATCCACTTCATGTGTACCAGGAAAAGCTGTTAAGTACTTAGAGCATTCCAGTGtccatctctctctctttcctgttCTTTCTTTGATTGGGGCCAATT contains:
- the LCOR gene encoding ligand-dependent corepressor isoform X6; translation: MASPCGRQQCSIQRRGVRHQLDSWRHKLIHCVGFESILEGLFGPGLLKDLSLFKDCEPEGVSDWSFDENCLFCCLRREKVKEHLVSLDEPASEAGQEALLRQEQAKIIRFERQAEEFLNAVFYRKDSPRVSDPNIPLVAREIMQRMIRQFAAEYTSKNSSTQDSSQPNSTKNQSLLKASLVASSPTAATAQNPVLSKLLMADQDSPLDLTVRKSQSEPSEQDGVLDLSTKKSPCAGSTSLSHSPGCSSTSGNGRPGRPSQHHPEGLQSGDGVPPRSLQDGTREGYGHSTSLKVPLARSLQISEELLSRNQFSTAASHGPSGLQNHGQHLILSREASWAKPHYEFNFSRMKFRGNGALSNISDLPFLTENSAFQKMALQTKQDGKKDVSHSSPVDLKIPQVRGMDLSWESRTGDQFSYSSLVMGSQTESALSKKLRAILPKQNRRSLLDAGPDSWGSDAEQSTSGQPYPTSDQEGDPGSKQPRKKRGRYRQYNSEILEEAISVVMSGKMSVSKAQSIYGIPHSTLEYKVKERLGTLKNPPKKKMKLMRSEGQDVSVKIELDPQGEAAQSANELKDE